A genomic region of Desulfitobacterium chlororespirans DSM 11544 contains the following coding sequences:
- the dsrM gene encoding sulfate reduction electron transfer complex DsrMKJOP subunit DsrM has translation MKALFSLIAVLILMLIPLVGVGMANLQGLFGIVLPYAALIVFLGGFIYRIIGWARTPVPFRIPTTVGQGKSFDWVKQNKIENPTSNLGVIIRMAMEVLLFRSLFRNSKTELRNGENGPQLAHGSNKWLWLFGLMFHWSLLIILIRHLRLFLEPVPAVISSLDSLDSFFQIGLPALYITDMLIVAALTFLFLRRVVAPQVKYISLAADYFPLFLLMGIAATGILMRYIFRVDIASIKEFAVGLLTFTPHIPDGIGTIFYIHLFFVSCLFAYFPLSKLMHMGGIFMNPTRNMKSNNRMVRHINPWNYPVEVHTYEEYEDDFRTKMIKAGIPVEKE, from the coding sequence GTGAAAGCCTTATTTTCTTTAATCGCTGTATTAATATTGATGCTTATTCCTCTAGTAGGAGTTGGGATGGCCAACTTACAGGGTCTATTTGGCATTGTTCTTCCTTATGCAGCCCTCATCGTATTCCTGGGAGGATTCATCTACCGGATCATCGGCTGGGCCCGTACTCCTGTGCCCTTTAGAATCCCAACCACGGTCGGGCAAGGCAAATCCTTTGACTGGGTTAAGCAGAATAAGATTGAGAACCCCACCTCCAACCTTGGAGTCATTATCAGAATGGCGATGGAAGTTTTACTTTTCCGGTCCTTATTCCGGAATTCCAAGACCGAGCTGAGGAATGGAGAAAATGGCCCCCAATTGGCACATGGCTCCAACAAATGGCTGTGGCTTTTTGGCCTGATGTTTCACTGGTCCTTATTGATCATTCTCATTCGTCATTTAAGATTGTTTTTGGAGCCGGTTCCGGCGGTTATCAGTTCCTTGGATAGTCTGGACAGTTTCTTCCAGATTGGTTTACCTGCTCTCTATATTACCGACATGCTTATTGTCGCCGCATTGACTTTTCTCTTCCTGCGGAGAGTTGTGGCCCCTCAAGTGAAATACATCAGTTTGGCCGCTGACTACTTCCCCCTCTTCCTTCTCATGGGAATCGCTGCCACAGGAATACTCATGCGCTATATATTCAGAGTAGATATCGCCAGCATCAAGGAATTTGCCGTTGGGTTACTCACTTTCACCCCTCATATCCCCGATGGAATCGGCACCATCTTTTATATTCACCTGTTCTTTGTCAGCTGCTTGTTTGCCTATTTTCCCTTAAGCAAGCTGATGCATATGGGTGGAATCTTTATGAACCCGACCCGGAATATGAAGAGCAACAACCGTATGGTAAGACATATCAACCCTTGGAACTATCCCGTTGAGGTCCATACTTATGAAGAGTATGAGGACGATTTCAGAACCAAAATGATTAAGGCGGGTATCCCGGTGGAGAAGGAGTGA
- a CDS encoding RsbRD N-terminal domain-containing protein has protein sequence MDKTLRSLLTEKQSAIIEKWCREIINTYPKETARFLKEKRDEFANPIGNTISQGIEQTFTALIQESEENEVHLFLKDMIKVRAVQSFTASQAVSFVFLLKRIIREELGKVAEEERIAKALLDFETQIDQLALASFDIYSECRDKLADLKTMEIRNQTYRLLQQANLVTPRDHTEPEEPHSEPEPFLVNTKRKEVVT, from the coding sequence ATGGATAAGACCTTAAGAAGTCTCCTCACGGAAAAACAATCCGCCATTATTGAAAAATGGTGTCGTGAAATCATCAATACTTACCCCAAAGAGACTGCAAGATTCTTAAAAGAAAAACGTGATGAGTTTGCAAATCCTATCGGGAACACCATCAGCCAGGGTATTGAGCAAACCTTTACAGCCTTAATCCAAGAAAGTGAAGAGAATGAAGTGCATTTATTTTTAAAGGATATGATTAAGGTGAGAGCGGTGCAGAGCTTTACTGCTTCCCAGGCTGTGAGTTTTGTGTTCCTCTTAAAAAGGATAATTCGAGAAGAACTGGGCAAGGTGGCTGAAGAAGAGCGTATAGCCAAAGCTCTTCTGGACTTTGAAACTCAAATTGACCAGTTAGCACTTGCTTCTTTTGATATATATTCAGAATGTCGCGATAAGCTAGCGGATCTCAAGACGATGGAAATAAGAAATCAGACCTACCGGCTATTGCAGCAAGCGAATTTAGTAACACCCCGTGACCATACAGAACCTGAGGAACCACATTCTGAACCAGAACCCTTTCTGGTCAATACCAAGAGAAAAGAGGTTGTAACGTGA
- the dsrB gene encoding dissimilatory-type sulfite reductase subunit beta: MAILDQGPLNYKEQLPPIIHENYGKWRYHENPKPGVLKHVSESGAELYSVRVGSPRLVSLDFIREICNLADEYCDGFLRFTARHNVEFLVSDAAKVEPLIAALGERGLPVGGTGASISNIVHTQGWVHCHTPATDASGVVKAVMDDLYEYFVSSKLPAQLKISLACCLNMCGAAHCSDIAIVGVHRTPPRIDHEKIRKGTEIPSLVASCPTGAIRPNPKEKSVVVNDAKCMYCGNCYTMSPGMEIIDPDNDGIAILVGGKVANARTNPMFSRMVIPFLPNNPPRWPEVTDAVRNIVETYAANAHKGEKMGEWIERIGWERFFTLTGIEFNAKLIDDFIFSRETFRTSAAFKY; encoded by the coding sequence ATGGCAATTTTAGATCAGGGGCCTCTAAATTATAAGGAGCAGCTGCCGCCCATCATTCATGAGAATTATGGAAAATGGCGCTACCATGAAAATCCGAAACCAGGTGTGCTGAAACACGTTTCTGAAAGCGGAGCAGAATTATACAGCGTTCGCGTTGGCTCCCCCCGTCTTGTCTCCTTAGATTTCATCCGTGAAATTTGTAATCTGGCTGATGAGTATTGCGACGGCTTCCTTCGTTTCACAGCTCGTCATAATGTTGAGTTCTTAGTATCCGATGCCGCTAAAGTTGAACCTTTGATTGCTGCTCTTGGCGAAAGAGGCCTTCCCGTAGGCGGTACAGGCGCTTCCATCAGCAATATCGTTCATACTCAAGGTTGGGTTCACTGCCATACTCCGGCTACCGACGCCTCCGGCGTGGTTAAAGCCGTTATGGATGACCTCTATGAGTATTTTGTCTCCTCAAAATTACCTGCTCAATTGAAAATCAGCTTGGCTTGCTGTCTGAACATGTGTGGTGCTGCTCACTGCAGTGATATAGCTATTGTTGGTGTTCATAGAACACCTCCACGTATTGACCATGAGAAGATCCGCAAGGGAACAGAAATTCCCAGCTTGGTGGCCAGCTGCCCCACAGGCGCTATCCGTCCTAATCCTAAAGAAAAGAGTGTCGTAGTCAACGATGCCAAGTGCATGTATTGCGGCAACTGCTACACCATGTCACCCGGTATGGAAATCATTGACCCTGATAACGACGGAATTGCCATCTTGGTTGGTGGAAAGGTCGCCAATGCGCGGACCAATCCGATGTTCTCACGGATGGTTATCCCCTTCCTGCCGAATAACCCCCCCCGTTGGCCGGAAGTTACCGATGCTGTTCGCAATATCGTCGAGACCTATGCTGCCAATGCTCATAAAGGGGAGAAAATGGGCGAGTGGATCGAGAGAATCGGTTGGGAAAGATTCTTTACCTTAACCGGTATCGAATTCAACGCAAAACTCATCGACGACTTCATCTTCTCCAGAGAAACCTTCCGTACATCTGCCGCGTTCAAATATTAA
- the dsrA gene encoding dissimilatory-type sulfite reductase subunit alpha: MAENRTPQLDELEKGQWPSFVTEIKKAAVKNKASKELLHLLERSYEEKRGHWKHGGIVGVKGYGGGVIGRYSDLPEEYPNLAAFHTVRVNSPSGWFYNTQSLRTICDIWEKRGSGLMNFHGATGDAILLGTTTDQLQPIFDELSEEGFDLGGSGSDLRSPSCCVGPGRCEHACYDTLEACYNITNEYQDELHRPMWPYKFKFKFSGCANDCTASIARSDCAIIGTWRDSLIIDQEAVKVYVAEGLNIQAVVCDRCPTNALKFNAETQELSVIAEECTRCMHCINRMPKAITPGKERGATILIGGKSTIVQSAFMGWVIVPFMKMEGDFEEFKDLMGRIWEWWDENGKTRERIGETIYRLGMTNFLTAIGLPAVPQMVYRPRANPYVFWPEDEIKK, from the coding sequence ATGGCTGAAAACAGAACGCCACAACTGGATGAGTTAGAAAAAGGACAATGGCCCAGCTTTGTGACGGAAATCAAAAAGGCTGCCGTGAAAAACAAAGCCTCGAAGGAACTCCTTCATCTCTTGGAAAGATCCTATGAGGAAAAGAGAGGGCATTGGAAGCACGGTGGTATCGTTGGAGTTAAAGGTTACGGCGGTGGAGTAATCGGTCGTTACTCTGATTTACCAGAAGAGTATCCTAACCTGGCTGCCTTCCACACAGTACGTGTCAATTCCCCAAGCGGTTGGTTCTACAACACCCAATCCCTGCGTACTATCTGCGATATCTGGGAAAAACGGGGAAGTGGACTTATGAACTTCCACGGAGCTACTGGAGATGCAATTTTGCTTGGGACAACCACTGACCAACTTCAACCCATCTTTGATGAATTGAGTGAAGAAGGTTTTGATCTGGGTGGATCCGGTTCCGACTTAAGATCTCCCAGCTGCTGCGTTGGACCAGGACGTTGTGAGCATGCCTGCTACGACACCTTAGAAGCTTGCTATAACATCACCAACGAATACCAAGATGAGTTACACCGCCCCATGTGGCCCTATAAATTTAAATTTAAATTCTCCGGTTGCGCCAATGACTGTACCGCATCGATCGCTCGTTCTGACTGCGCCATCATCGGTACCTGGAGAGATAGTCTCATCATCGACCAAGAAGCGGTAAAAGTTTATGTTGCTGAAGGGCTGAATATCCAAGCCGTCGTTTGTGACCGTTGCCCAACAAACGCCTTGAAATTCAATGCAGAAACTCAAGAATTAAGCGTTATAGCGGAAGAGTGCACACGTTGTATGCATTGCATCAACAGAATGCCCAAAGCCATCACACCTGGAAAAGAAAGAGGAGCAACCATCCTTATCGGTGGTAAGTCTACAATCGTTCAGTCTGCCTTCATGGGTTGGGTCATCGTGCCTTTCATGAAGATGGAAGGAGACTTCGAAGAGTTCAAAGATCTCATGGGCCGTATCTGGGAATGGTGGGATGAAAACGGTAAGACCCGCGAGAGAATCGGGGAAACTATCTATCGCCTGGGTATGACTAATTTCCTTACGGCAATTGGTTTACCGGCTGTACCACAAATGGTTTACCGTCCACGTGCTAACCCCTATGTCTTCTGGCCAGAAGATGAAATAAAGAAGTAA
- a CDS encoding 4Fe-4S binding protein: MFIITIDPDSCSGCDACADACPAHLLKFNGEITEVVGDETECMGCESCVSVCPTGAASITEM; this comes from the coding sequence ATGTTCATCATAACCATTGATCCCGATTCATGTTCCGGTTGCGATGCCTGTGCAGATGCCTGCCCGGCACATCTGTTGAAATTCAACGGGGAAATCACCGAAGTCGTCGGTGATGAAACCGAATGTATGGGTTGTGAAAGTTGTGTATCTGTTTGCCCAACGGGTGCTGCATCCATTACAGAGATGTAG
- a CDS encoding FAD-dependent oxidoreductase: MKVVIIGGVATGPKVAARLRRLSIDAEITVIERGKIVSYGSCGLPLFLGNLVPKIEDLMKTSAGLIRDPQYFEDTKGINVLTQTEALAIDRQQKKVKIRNLATGEERDLDYDALVLATGAKEMAPPISGIQYQNVYAVHHLDDAVNIKTLIKEKKIQHATIIGAGLIGIEVADAIAGPRLKVTLCESQGSVVPKLLDPDMALLVEHKMRSRGIDLRLNCPVQGLTGDEDGKANGVALENETIATGLVIIAVGVRPEVTLARQAGLTIGITGAIQVNQYMQTDDPCIYAGGDCAEQVNMLSGRRVFVPLASTANKQGRVIADNIAGRASEFPAICATSVFQAFELNVGRTGLGESEARELGYDVITSLSTGLDAVHYYPVHGAVTIKLIAERASGRLLGAQVCGTGEAIKRLDVLITILRFKGTVKDISNLDLSYAPPFATAMDVLIHAANTLENKQLGVVDTVNPFELLERLEKDKSIIFVDVREGDETKANPVEGSHIIVIPLGELRKRYAEIPQGSPVVTFCELGIRGYDAACFLKGVGFQDVSFLEGGMSTWGALQPALNM, from the coding sequence GTGAAAGTTGTGATTATTGGCGGAGTCGCTACAGGACCTAAGGTAGCAGCCCGCTTACGACGCCTTTCTATAGACGCCGAAATAACCGTTATTGAAAGAGGGAAGATCGTTTCCTATGGATCTTGCGGGTTGCCCTTATTTTTGGGCAACCTGGTCCCCAAGATAGAAGATCTTATGAAGACCTCGGCGGGGTTGATTCGCGACCCCCAATACTTTGAGGATACCAAGGGTATCAATGTATTAACCCAGACCGAGGCCCTGGCTATCGACCGTCAGCAGAAAAAAGTCAAAATCCGGAACCTTGCCACAGGTGAGGAACGTGACCTGGACTATGATGCTTTGGTTCTGGCCACAGGCGCTAAAGAAATGGCGCCGCCCATTTCCGGAATTCAGTACCAGAACGTTTATGCCGTACATCATTTGGATGATGCGGTGAATATCAAAACCCTGATCAAAGAAAAGAAGATCCAACATGCCACCATTATCGGTGCAGGTTTAATTGGCATTGAAGTGGCCGACGCCATCGCCGGACCGCGCTTAAAAGTCACTCTGTGCGAAAGTCAAGGAAGTGTCGTTCCCAAGCTGCTTGACCCGGATATGGCCCTTCTCGTCGAACACAAGATGCGTAGCCGAGGGATTGATCTAAGACTGAATTGTCCTGTCCAAGGGTTGACCGGAGATGAGGATGGGAAAGCCAATGGAGTAGCCCTGGAGAACGAGACCATTGCCACCGGGTTAGTTATTATCGCTGTAGGAGTACGGCCGGAGGTTACGCTGGCCCGGCAAGCCGGTCTGACCATTGGCATAACGGGTGCCATTCAAGTCAACCAATATATGCAGACCGACGATCCCTGCATCTATGCCGGCGGCGACTGTGCCGAACAGGTCAATATGCTATCCGGCCGCCGGGTTTTTGTCCCCTTAGCATCGACTGCCAACAAGCAGGGACGGGTTATCGCCGACAATATCGCCGGAAGGGCTTCAGAGTTCCCAGCCATTTGCGCTACTTCAGTCTTTCAAGCCTTCGAGCTCAATGTAGGAAGGACGGGACTGGGGGAGTCAGAGGCCAGGGAGCTGGGCTATGACGTGATAACAAGCCTAAGCACCGGCCTTGACGCAGTTCATTACTATCCCGTTCATGGCGCAGTGACCATCAAGCTTATTGCTGAAAGAGCCAGCGGACGGCTGCTGGGCGCTCAGGTCTGCGGTACGGGAGAAGCTATTAAACGATTGGATGTCCTTATAACCATCTTAAGATTCAAGGGAACGGTTAAGGATATCAGCAATTTGGATTTGAGCTATGCCCCGCCTTTCGCTACGGCCATGGATGTCTTGATTCATGCGGCCAATACCTTGGAGAACAAGCAACTTGGGGTTGTGGATACCGTGAATCCCTTTGAACTGCTTGAACGCTTGGAAAAAGATAAATCCATCATCTTTGTGGATGTGCGCGAGGGAGATGAGACCAAGGCCAACCCTGTGGAAGGTTCCCATATCATAGTGATACCTTTAGGGGAACTAAGGAAACGATATGCTGAAATACCTCAGGGCAGCCCAGTGGTCACATTCTGTGAGCTGGGTATTCGCGGATACGATGCAGCCTGCTTCCTTAAAGGAGTGGGGTTCCAGGATGTCAGTTTTCTGGAAGGAGGGATGTCCACCTGGGGAGCCTTGCAGCCTGCCCTGAATATGTAA
- a CDS encoding (Fe-S)-binding protein, protein MIDHKDLKPSDLNRPDEQLVQIPMEELMPLPRPYDKPGMEPDFMEVKPAWREKYCTSLDGFVGIDTLTRPKSKEEEEEFVRKFLSGLEKLFTDANNGMRQPLMLSFEYCAKCDTCSNACHIYEGSGNNELYRPIFRVEALRKIYKKYFTTSGKLLGGLVGADLEATWESIARLGESAYRCNLCRRCAQTCPLGLDNGIMAKEIRKIFSMEMGIAPSPIHKKGTENQLKTGSSTGMTKAAFLDNIEFLEEEIEDKFGLKIKIPIDKKGADILLIHNAGEYVAWPENPMAFAILFEAAGLNWTLSSDIIGYDSVNYGIWYDDVQAKKIAVSQMKAARELGVRRVVEGECGHAHKAAAISADRMIPGSDKVPVESFFPLLRDIVKSGAIKFDPSKNNFPVTLHDPCNVVRQMGVVMPQREVLHQLAPQFREMTPHGVDNYCCGGGSGFAIMHGQNFADFTRKISARKKFAQILNAFQDTIEDPQIVKYICAPCSNCKGTMRELLEYYEATDKFNVQYGGLIELVVNAMVDLKAPFFEFLGEE, encoded by the coding sequence ATGATAGATCATAAAGACCTAAAACCCAGTGATTTAAACAGACCTGATGAGCAGTTGGTCCAGATCCCGATGGAAGAACTTATGCCTTTGCCGCGTCCTTATGATAAGCCCGGCATGGAACCCGATTTCATGGAAGTCAAACCGGCATGGCGTGAAAAATACTGTACTTCCCTGGATGGCTTCGTGGGCATTGATACTTTGACCCGCCCCAAATCCAAAGAGGAAGAAGAGGAGTTTGTCCGTAAGTTCTTGAGCGGTTTGGAGAAGCTTTTCACCGACGCCAACAACGGCATGAGACAGCCCTTAATGCTTTCCTTTGAGTACTGTGCTAAATGCGACACCTGTTCCAATGCCTGCCACATCTATGAAGGGTCCGGCAATAATGAACTTTATCGGCCTATTTTCCGGGTAGAGGCTCTGCGCAAAATCTATAAAAAGTACTTCACTACCAGCGGCAAATTGCTTGGCGGTTTAGTAGGCGCCGACCTTGAGGCAACCTGGGAAAGTATCGCTCGTCTTGGCGAATCCGCCTATCGATGCAACCTTTGCCGTCGTTGTGCCCAAACCTGTCCTCTGGGGTTGGATAATGGCATCATGGCCAAAGAAATCCGCAAGATTTTCAGCATGGAGATGGGGATTGCCCCCAGCCCGATTCACAAAAAAGGAACGGAGAATCAGCTGAAGACAGGTTCCTCCACCGGAATGACTAAGGCGGCCTTTTTGGACAATATAGAGTTTTTGGAAGAAGAAATTGAAGATAAGTTTGGCTTGAAAATAAAAATTCCCATTGATAAAAAAGGCGCGGATATTCTTTTGATCCACAATGCCGGCGAATATGTGGCTTGGCCGGAAAACCCGATGGCTTTTGCTATTCTCTTTGAAGCGGCCGGACTCAACTGGACCCTCAGTAGTGATATTATTGGTTATGACAGCGTCAATTATGGGATTTGGTATGATGATGTCCAGGCCAAAAAGATTGCTGTATCCCAAATGAAAGCAGCAAGGGAGCTGGGAGTAAGACGCGTTGTGGAAGGCGAATGCGGACATGCCCATAAAGCGGCGGCCATATCGGCCGACAGAATGATTCCCGGCTCGGATAAAGTGCCTGTGGAAAGCTTTTTCCCCTTATTGCGGGATATCGTCAAATCAGGAGCCATCAAATTCGATCCAAGCAAGAACAATTTCCCGGTGACTCTGCATGACCCATGTAACGTGGTCAGACAGATGGGGGTTGTGATGCCCCAGCGTGAAGTCCTGCATCAGCTTGCCCCCCAATTCCGTGAAATGACACCTCATGGAGTGGATAATTATTGTTGCGGCGGCGGGAGCGGTTTCGCCATCATGCATGGCCAGAACTTCGCGGATTTCACGAGAAAGATCAGTGCCCGCAAGAAATTTGCTCAGATCCTCAATGCTTTTCAGGATACTATTGAAGATCCTCAGATCGTTAAATACATCTGTGCTCCTTGCTCCAACTGTAAAGGAACCATGCGGGAGCTCCTGGAGTACTACGAAGCAACCGATAAGTTCAATGTCCAATATGGCGGCTTAATCGAATTGGTCGTCAACGCTATGGTTGATCTGAAGGCACCTTTCTTTGAGTTCCTGGGAGAAGAGTAG